Proteins found in one Cricetulus griseus strain 17A/GY chromosome X, alternate assembly CriGri-PICRH-1.0, whole genome shotgun sequence genomic segment:
- the Cysltr1 gene encoding cysteinyl leukotriene receptor 1 encodes MDGAENLTVSSASNNICHDTIDEFRNQVYSTMYSMISVVGFFGNGFVLYVLIKTYHEKSAFQVYMINLAIADLLCVCTLPLRVVYYVHKGKWLFGDFLCRLTTYALYVNLYCSIFFMTAMSFFRCVAIVFPVQNINLVTQKKARFVCIGIWIFVILTSSPFLMSKSYQDGKNNTKCFEPPQDTQGKKYVLVLHYVSLFFGFIIPFVIIIVCYTMIILTLLKNSMKKNLPSRRKAIGMIIVVTAAFLISFMPYHIQRTIHLHFLHSENRPCDSVLRMQKSVVITLSLAALNCCFDPLLYFFSGGNFRRRLSTFRKHSLSSMTYIPKKKASLPEKGEEICKE; translated from the coding sequence ATGGATGGAGCTGAAAATCTGACAGTATCTTCTGCCAGTAATAACATATGCCATGATACGATCGACGAGTTCCGCAATCAAGTGTACTCCACAATGTATTCTATGATCTCTGTTGTGGGTTTCTTTGGCAATGGCTTTGTGCTCTATGTCCTCATAAAAACATATCATGAGAAATCAGCCTTCCAAGTATACATGATTAATCTAGCCATAGCAGATCtactgtgtgtatgcacattaCCTCTCCGTGTGGTCTATTATGTTCACAAAGGCAAGTGGCTCTTTGGTGACTTTTTGTGCCGCCTCACCACCTATGCCTTGTATGTTAACCTCTATTGTAGCATCTTTTTTATGACAGCCATGAGCTTTTTTCGATGTGTTGCAATTGTTTTTCCAGTCCAGAACATTAATTTGGTTACACAGAAAAAGGCCAGGTTTGTGTGTATTGGAATTTGGATTTTTGTCATTCTGACTAGTTCTCCATTTTTAATGTCCAAATCTTACCAAGATGGCAAAAACAATACTAAATGCTTTGAGCCTCCACAGGACACTCAAGGTAAAAAATATGTCTTGGTCTTGCATTATGTGTCATTATTCTTTGGCTTCATTATCCCTTTTGTCATCATAATTGTCTGTTACACAATGATCATTCTGACCTTACTAAAAAATTCAATGAAGAAAAATCTGCCAAGTCGTAGAAAAGCTATAGGAATGATCATAGTTGTGACAGCTGCCTTTTTAATTAGCTTCATGCCATATCATATTCAACGAACTATCCACCTTCACTTTCTACACAGTGAAAATAGACCCTGTGATTCTGTACTCAGGATGCAGAAGTCAGTGGTCATAACCTTATCTCTAGCTGCATTGAACTGTTGCTTTGACCCTCTCCTATATTTCTTTTCAGGCGGAAATTTTAGGAGAAGACTCTCTACATTTAGAAAGCATTCTTTGTCCAGTATGACTTACATACCCAAGAAGAAAGCTTCCTTgccagagaaaggagaagaaatatgTAAAGAATAA